One window of Bacteroides sp. AN502(2024) genomic DNA carries:
- the rpsL gene encoding 30S ribosomal protein S12 has translation MPTIQQLVRKGREVLVEKSKSPALDSCPQRRGVCVRVYTTTPKKPNSAMRKVARVRLTNQKEVNSYIPGEGHNLQEHSIVLVRGGRVKDLPGVRYHIVRGTLDTAGVAGRTQRRSKYGAKRPKPGQAAAPAKGKKK, from the coding sequence ATGCCTACAATTCAGCAATTAGTAAGAAAAGGACGCGAAGTGCTGGTGGAGAAAAGTAAATCTCCAGCCTTGGATTCATGTCCTCAAAGACGTGGCGTTTGTGTAAGAGTATATACTACTACTCCGAAGAAGCCGAACTCTGCAATGCGTAAAGTAGCTCGTGTACGTTTGACTAACCAAAAAGAGGTGAACTCATACATTCCGGGAGAAGGACACAACTTGCAGGAACACTCAATCGTTTTGGTACGTGGCGGTCGTGTAAAAGACCTTCCGGGTGTACGTTACCACATCGTTCGCGGTACGCTTGATACAGCAGGTGTTGCTGGCCGTACTCAAAGACGTTCTAAGTATGGTGCTAAGCGTCCGAAACCGGGACAAGCTGCTGCACCCGCTAAAGGTAAGAAGAAATAA
- the rpsG gene encoding 30S ribosomal protein S7, which produces MRKTKPKKRVILPDPVFNDQKVSKFVNHLMYDGKKNTSYEIFYAALETVKAKLPNEEKSALEIWKKALDNVTPQVEVKSRRVGGATFQVPTEIRPDRKESISMKNLILFARKRGGKSMADKLAAEIMDAFNEQGGAYKRKEDMHRMAEANRAFAHFRF; this is translated from the coding sequence ATGAGAAAAACAAAACCCAAAAAACGCGTAATCCTTCCGGATCCCGTGTTCAATGACCAAAAGGTTTCTAAGTTCGTGAACCATTTGATGTATGATGGTAAGAAAAATACATCTTATGAAATCTTTTATGCCGCTTTGGAAACAGTGAAAGCGAAACTTCCTAATGAAGAAAAATCGGCTCTCGAAATCTGGAAAAAGGCTTTGGATAATGTGACTCCGCAAGTGGAAGTGAAATCTCGCCGTGTAGGTGGGGCTACCTTCCAAGTTCCTACTGAAATCCGTCCGGATCGTAAAGAATCAATTTCAATGAAGAACCTGATTCTTTTCGCTCGTAAAAGAGGTGGTAAATCGATGGCTGACAAGTTAGCTGCTGAAATTATGGATGCCTTCAATGAACAAGGTGGTGCATACAAGCGTAAAGAAGATATGCATAGAATGGCAGAAGCTAACCGTGCATTTGCTCATTTTAGATTCTAA